In the genome of Pelagibacterium nitratireducens, one region contains:
- a CDS encoding site-specific DNA-methyltransferase yields the protein MLRTGSAARKRAPGLEESHLPIDTILVGDSIAHMNALPEASVDLIFADPPYNLQLEEGLTRPDQSKVDAVDDEWDKFESFAHYDAFTRAWMAAARRILKPNGAIWVIGSYHNIFRVGAALQDLGFWMLNDVVWRKANPMPNFRGTRFTNAHETLIWASRSQKSRPTFNYEALKLSNDDTQMRSDWLFPICTGSERLKDANDEKVHPTQKPEALLYRVLMATTKPGDVVLDPFFGTGTTGAVAKKLGRHFIGIERENAYINAALKRIAAIKPHDLNAIETTVPKRSAPRIPFGSLIEQGLIAPGTKLFDAARRYSAVVRVDGSLVSDDKSGSIHRVGALVQGFEACNGWTFWHYEDGSKLAPLDTLRERIRASLDKLSA from the coding sequence ATGTTGCGTACAGGTTCAGCGGCGCGGAAACGCGCGCCGGGGCTTGAAGAAAGCCACCTCCCCATCGACACGATCCTGGTTGGTGACAGCATCGCGCACATGAATGCGCTTCCCGAAGCCTCGGTGGACCTGATCTTTGCCGACCCCCCCTATAATCTGCAGCTCGAAGAGGGCCTGACCCGCCCCGACCAGTCCAAGGTCGATGCTGTCGACGACGAATGGGACAAGTTCGAGAGCTTTGCTCATTACGACGCCTTCACCCGGGCCTGGATGGCGGCGGCCCGCCGGATTTTGAAACCCAATGGCGCGATCTGGGTGATCGGCTCGTACCACAATATTTTTCGGGTGGGCGCAGCGCTGCAGGATCTGGGCTTCTGGATGCTCAACGACGTGGTATGGCGCAAGGCCAACCCGATGCCCAATTTCCGCGGCACGCGGTTTACCAACGCGCATGAAACGCTGATCTGGGCATCGCGCAGCCAGAAGAGCCGCCCGACCTTCAATTATGAGGCGCTCAAACTCTCCAATGACGATACGCAGATGCGGTCCGACTGGCTGTTTCCCATCTGTACGGGCAGCGAGCGGCTCAAGGATGCCAATGACGAAAAGGTTCATCCGACCCAAAAACCCGAAGCGTTGCTCTATCGCGTGCTGATGGCCACGACCAAGCCGGGCGATGTGGTGCTCGATCCGTTTTTCGGCACGGGCACGACGGGTGCCGTGGCCAAGAAACTGGGGCGGCACTTCATCGGCATCGAACGCGAAAACGCCTATATAAATGCAGCTTTGAAACGCATTGCCGCCATCAAACCGCACGATTTGAATGCCATTGAAACCACTGTGCCCAAGCGCTCTGCGCCGCGCATTCCGTTCGGTTCGCTGATTGAACAGGGATTGATCGCGCCGGGCACGAAACTTTTCGACGCCGCAAGGCGTTATAGTGCAGTGGTTCGTGTCGACGGTTCACTGGTCAGCGACGACAAGAGTGGGTCAATCCACAGGGTCGGCGCTCTCGTTCAGGGCTTTGAAGCCTGCAACGGCTGGACCTTCTGGCACTATGAGGATGGTAGCAAACTGGCGCCCCTCGATACGCTTCGTGAGCGCATACGCGCTTCGCTCGACAAGCTTTCTGCCTGA
- a CDS encoding nuclear transport factor 2 family protein — translation MTDAATLAQEFWWRMGTNQWALAAGLFAGNIEIIWPQSGEVIGSADDFVAINENYPSHGKWSFKVKRVIGAGGHAITETEVSDGTAKAFAVSIFECADDRIVRITEYWPEPFAAPDWRRQWVTTRAE, via the coding sequence GTGACAGACGCGGCAACGCTGGCACAGGAATTCTGGTGGCGGATGGGCACCAACCAATGGGCGCTCGCCGCCGGGCTGTTTGCCGGCAATATCGAAATCATCTGGCCGCAGTCGGGTGAAGTGATCGGCTCAGCGGACGATTTTGTTGCGATCAACGAAAACTACCCGTCTCATGGAAAATGGAGTTTCAAGGTCAAGCGGGTGATTGGCGCGGGTGGGCATGCGATCACCGAGACCGAGGTTTCCGATGGCACCGCAAAAGCCTTCGCCGTCTCGATTTTCGAATGCGCCGACGACCGGATCGTAAGGATCACCGAATACTGGCCTGAACCCTTCGCAGCGCCGGACTGGCGGCGCCAATGGGTGACGACCCGCGCCGAGTGA
- a CDS encoding F0F1 ATP synthase subunit C — MEAEAAKYIGAGIACFGMAGAAIGVANIFGNFLSGALRNPSAAPSQSGNLIFGFAVTEALGIFSFLVALLLLFAV; from the coding sequence ATGGAAGCTGAAGCCGCAAAGTACATCGGTGCAGGCATTGCATGTTTCGGTATGGCCGGCGCCGCCATTGGCGTGGCCAACATCTTCGGGAACTTCCTGTCGGGTGCACTGCGCAACCCGTCGGCTGCTCCCAGCCAGTCGGGTAACCTCATCTTCGGTTTCGCTGTGACCGAAGCTCTGGGCATCTTCTCGTTCCTGGTTGCCCTTCTGCTCCTGTTCGCGGTCTAA
- a CDS encoding A/G-specific adenine glycosylase encodes MAQTASTQHSEIAAIDAGAVLDWYDRHARDLPWRVSPADRARGIRPNPYFVWLSEIMLQQTTIAAVRKYFAAFTSLWPTVENLAAAPLDDVLVQWAGLGYYARARNLHACAVAVVDQHGGVFPSTAAALRDLPGIGDYTSAAIAAICHDEVVAVVDGNVDRVVARYVALPSPVREEKPLVRATVQQAVPKRAGDFAQAMMDLGATICAPRRANCLLCPLEPACLGTKTGDPLAFPVPPAKVEKPHRHGHAFVIRHPEGKVFLRQRGPKGMLAKMTETPGSPWSDTETAATFPFAGDWRAAGEVNHTFTHFHLTLTVWSVTADTPLDEGWWAEETMLDREALPSLFRKVLKTSGLE; translated from the coding sequence ATGGCCCAGACCGCTTCCACGCAACACTCCGAAATTGCCGCCATCGATGCAGGCGCCGTACTTGACTGGTACGATCGGCATGCGCGCGATCTTCCCTGGCGTGTCTCGCCCGCCGATCGGGCTAGGGGAATAAGGCCCAACCCTTACTTCGTCTGGCTGAGCGAAATCATGCTCCAGCAAACAACCATCGCCGCTGTGCGCAAATATTTCGCGGCTTTCACGAGCCTCTGGCCCACAGTCGAGAACCTCGCCGCCGCTCCGCTCGATGATGTGCTCGTGCAATGGGCCGGGCTGGGCTATTATGCCCGCGCACGCAATCTTCATGCCTGCGCCGTTGCCGTCGTCGACCAGCATGGCGGCGTGTTTCCCTCGACCGCCGCCGCCCTGCGCGATCTGCCCGGCATCGGCGATTACACCAGCGCCGCCATCGCCGCCATCTGCCATGACGAAGTCGTCGCGGTGGTGGATGGCAATGTCGATCGCGTGGTCGCCCGCTATGTCGCCCTTCCCAGCCCCGTGCGTGAGGAAAAACCTCTGGTGCGCGCCACGGTGCAGCAGGCGGTGCCCAAGCGGGCGGGCGATTTTGCCCAGGCCATGATGGATCTGGGCGCCACCATCTGCGCCCCGCGCCGCGCAAATTGCCTTTTGTGTCCACTTGAACCAGCCTGCCTTGGGACAAAAACCGGAGATCCTCTGGCTTTCCCGGTGCCGCCGGCAAAAGTCGAAAAGCCCCATCGGCACGGCCATGCTTTCGTTATCCGCCATCCCGAGGGCAAGGTTTTTCTGCGCCAGCGCGGGCCAAAGGGCATGCTCGCCAAAATGACCGAAACGCCCGGCAGCCCGTGGAGCGATACCGAAACCGCCGCCACCTTTCCCTTTGCCGGAGATTGGCGCGCCGCTGGAGAGGTCAACCACACCTTTACTCATTTCCACCTGACACTGACCGTCTGGTCGGTCACCGCCGACACCCCCCTCGATGAGGGCTGGTGGGCCGAGGAGACGATGCTGGACCGCGAAGCCTTGCCCAGCCTGTTCCGCAAGGTGCTTAAGACTTCGGGCCTTGAATAG
- a CDS encoding AtpZ/AtpI family protein, with product MTNPDDKPAGNGTSPRQSETSELAARIRKAQEARAAANGSQQASRQGDMSTLARGLRIGAEFVAAILVGSGIGYLIDFFAGTSPWALLIMFMVGFAAGIVNVTRVVAELNADKTASDDADSVD from the coding sequence GTGACCAATCCCGACGACAAACCGGCTGGAAACGGGACCTCCCCGCGTCAATCGGAGACATCCGAACTGGCGGCGCGGATCAGGAAGGCTCAGGAAGCGCGCGCGGCTGCCAATGGCAGTCAGCAAGCATCCCGGCAGGGCGACATGTCGACGCTGGCGCGTGGTTTGCGCATTGGCGCCGAGTTTGTTGCGGCTATCCTTGTGGGGTCGGGTATTGGATACCTGATCGATTTTTTCGCAGGGACCAGCCCTTGGGCGCTGCTCATCATGTTCATGGTGGGCTTTGCCGCTGGAATTGTGAATGTCACTCGTGTAGTGGCAGAGCTGAATGCAGATAAAACCGCATCTGATGATGCGGATAGTGTGGACTGA
- a CDS encoding DsbA family protein: protein MSLNRRSLLIAGSSVGLATLIYGCSDSSAEAEVTANVVNDAEPEASGDVALYDGSAIEPINGDAINNPPLADRPMGGVDASVTVVEYISPTCPHCAAFHAGALPQLEEEYIETGKIRFIQRPFRRNVLDLAVFMVAEASGEQYNEVIAAYFDTQTVWAASENPRQAIFEVAEQFGFTQERFEEVLTDQEMLAAIEATREQALNDFGLQGTPTFYINGDRFEGTPDYAGLSAEIENRL, encoded by the coding sequence TTGTCGCTCAATCGCAGAAGTCTGCTGATCGCCGGGTCCAGTGTCGGACTTGCCACCCTCATCTACGGATGCAGCGACTCCAGTGCCGAGGCTGAAGTCACGGCCAATGTCGTCAACGACGCCGAGCCCGAGGCCAGTGGCGATGTCGCACTTTACGACGGATCGGCAATCGAACCGATCAATGGCGACGCGATCAACAATCCCCCCCTGGCCGACCGCCCGATGGGCGGCGTCGATGCGAGCGTGACTGTGGTCGAATATATTTCTCCCACCTGCCCGCACTGCGCCGCCTTCCACGCCGGTGCTCTCCCCCAACTGGAAGAAGAATACATCGAGACCGGCAAGATCCGCTTCATCCAGCGCCCCTTCCGCCGCAACGTGCTCGATCTCGCCGTGTTCATGGTCGCCGAAGCGTCAGGTGAGCAGTACAACGAGGTCATCGCGGCCTATTTCGACACCCAGACGGTGTGGGCTGCGAGTGAAAACCCACGTCAGGCGATCTTCGAAGTCGCCGAACAATTCGGGTTTACACAGGAAAGGTTCGAGGAAGTCTTGACCGACCAGGAAATGTTGGCTGCTATCGAAGCGACCCGCGAGCAGGCGCTCAACGACTTCGGGCTGCAGGGCACGCCGACTTTCTACATCAATGGGGACAGGTTCGAGGGCACACCCGATTATGCAGGGCTTTCCGCCGAAATCGAGAATCGCCTCTAG
- a CDS encoding F0F1 ATP synthase subunit B — protein sequence MISQVQAQETALEEAVEPLEDHIISLEESPDGETHEVVGADGGEHVSGVFPPFDATTFPSQLLWLAITFAALYFVMKKLALPRIGEILEERRDRIEGDLAEAERLRQKTDQAIASYEAALAEARSNAHGIAEAARAENKTKLDTARSKVEANLAKKVASAEERIAATKAETMGHVDEIAADTAQAVVAQLIGKVPVKAARDAVAKASKE from the coding sequence ATGATTAGCCAGGTCCAGGCACAGGAAACCGCACTCGAGGAGGCCGTCGAGCCGCTCGAAGACCACATCATTTCGCTCGAAGAATCTCCGGACGGCGAAACCCATGAAGTGGTCGGTGCGGATGGCGGAGAGCACGTCTCGGGCGTGTTTCCCCCGTTCGACGCGACGACATTCCCTTCCCAGCTATTGTGGCTGGCCATTACTTTTGCCGCGCTTTATTTCGTCATGAAAAAGCTGGCGCTGCCGCGGATCGGCGAAATCCTCGAGGAACGCCGCGACCGGATCGAAGGCGATCTGGCCGAAGCCGAGCGCCTACGCCAGAAAACCGATCAGGCGATCGCTTCCTATGAGGCAGCACTCGCCGAGGCGCGCTCGAATGCTCACGGCATTGCCGAAGCCGCCCGCGCCGAGAACAAGACCAAGCTCGACACGGCCCGGTCCAAGGTCGAAGCCAATCTCGCCAAGAAGGTCGCATCGGCCGAAGAGCGGATTGCTGCGACCAAGGCCGAAACGATGGGGCATGTCGACGAAATCGCCGCGGATACCGCACAGGCGGTCGTCGCTCAGCTCATCGGCAAAGTGCCCGTCAAGGCTGCCCGCGATGCGGTTGCCAAGGCCAGCAAGGAGTAG
- a CDS encoding PA0069 family radical SAM protein produces the protein MLETPKLRGRGAASNESGRFEAHKREMFADGWEPEPEEGFETREHIERAKSIITRNVSPDIGFDRSINPYRGCEHGCSYCFARPTHAYLGHSAGIDFERDIYVKVNAAELLRAELANPRYKPKPIAIGTNTDPYQPLERKYKIMRSVLKVLLEAKHPVTIVTKSALIVRDLDILTKLNKLGLVSVGISVTSMDHRLSRFMEPRASTPSRRLEAIKLLSESGIPTRIMAAPMIPAVNDHELERILDAGKAQGATTASMILLRLPGEVRDIFREWLLKTYPDKVKHVMNLVRDYRDGRDNDPRFGSRFTGEGPYAVLMQQRFEKAAARLGLEEDSMPLRTDLFAHPQKETAQLSLF, from the coding sequence ATGCTGGAGACGCCAAAGCTGCGCGGGCGCGGTGCGGCGAGCAATGAAAGCGGGCGGTTCGAAGCGCACAAGCGCGAGATGTTTGCCGATGGCTGGGAGCCGGAACCCGAGGAAGGGTTCGAGACGCGTGAGCATATCGAACGCGCCAAATCGATCATCACGCGCAATGTTTCACCCGATATCGGGTTCGACCGCTCGATCAATCCCTATCGCGGATGTGAGCACGGCTGTTCATATTGCTTTGCGCGGCCGACCCACGCCTATCTCGGCCATTCGGCGGGGATCGATTTCGAGCGCGACATCTATGTGAAGGTCAACGCCGCCGAATTGCTGCGGGCCGAACTGGCCAATCCGCGCTACAAGCCGAAACCCATCGCCATCGGCACCAACACCGACCCCTATCAGCCGCTGGAGCGCAAATACAAGATCATGCGCTCGGTGCTCAAGGTGTTGCTGGAAGCGAAACATCCGGTGACCATCGTCACCAAATCGGCGCTGATCGTGCGCGATCTCGATATTCTGACCAAGCTCAACAAGCTGGGACTGGTTTCGGTCGGCATTTCGGTAACCTCGATGGATCACAGGCTGTCGCGCTTCATGGAGCCAAGGGCTTCGACGCCCTCACGGCGTCTCGAGGCCATCAAGCTGCTGTCCGAGTCCGGCATTCCGACCCGGATCATGGCGGCACCGATGATCCCGGCGGTCAACGATCATGAGCTTGAACGCATTCTCGATGCGGGTAAGGCGCAGGGGGCAACGACGGCTTCGATGATCCTTCTGCGTCTGCCCGGCGAAGTGCGTGATATTTTCCGCGAGTGGCTGCTCAAGACCTACCCCGACAAGGTCAAGCACGTGATGAACCTGGTACGCGACTATCGCGACGGGCGCGACAACGATCCCAGGTTCGGGTCGCGCTTTACCGGCGAGGGGCCTTATGCCGTGTTGATGCAGCAACGGTTTGAAAAGGCCGCTGCCCGGCTCGGGTTGGAGGAGGATTCAATGCCGTTGCGAACCGACCTTTTTGCGCACCCGCAAAAGGAGACAGCGCAACTGAGCCTGTTCTGA
- a CDS encoding chromosome segregation SMC family protein — protein sequence MKFSRLKLLGFKSFTDPVELVLEPGITGVVGPNGCGKSNLVEALRWVMGESSYKAMRASGMDDVIFSGSGNRPARNSAEVTVVLDNSDRTAPQAFNTADTIEISRRIEREQGSVYRINGRDVRARDVQLMFADASTGAHSPALVRQGQIGELIAAKPTQRRALLEEAAGISGLHSRRHEAELRLRAAEQNLERVDDIIAQVEVQLETLKRQARQATRYRALSGDIRRAEATLYHIRWVKTRYAEKESEAQQGRLVSQLADASHLEHQAKKLVEAMDAELQPLRDADAAAGAALQRLTILRSQLEDELRRANSRRAELDDRLKQIDTDIARETALIGDSEGLIETLEGERLELAEAAEAESEASEMARAQADEARAALDEAEAAARSAADAVAAIRAQRAQATRAAEEASQRVGRLQAQQSDIARDVAALQESLAADHTVGERQARLDEILEASAIAEAEVETAEIETTEAVAAFEGAQPQLADIEGRLNRLESEAETLARVLNVDGGSLWPAIVDALRVAPGMETALGAALGDDLEASDDNAAPLYWTESAGPDDPALPDGVVALSSQVSGTPLLKRRLDQIGIVDSAEDGERLMALLKPGQRLVSADGGLWRWDGFVAKPDAPSAAAQRLAQRNRLAELDSEITGLRGARNEAQSKISNLRTRVETAREAETARRSAWREAQRGIATAQAGVDSAQKNLAELAARRSALSESQARIEDNLAEAVAIAEEAQAALEELGAEGDAVREAETRQRALANLREAAEQARVRLAGFESASQMRTSRLSRIGQELESWQRRRAGAQSQIETLERRKGEIEAQISELNATPDAFDLKRAELEDQIEDAEYARKRASDKLNEAQSAFREADKAARLAAEGLADTRAEMARVEERLKGNIATRQQIERQIAETLGISADRTAEAAGIRPEAALPEEAATEARVDRLKAERERLGGVNLMAEQEAEEVQDKLDKMVADREDLIAAIAKLRTGISNLNREGRARLNEAFEKVNTHFRDLFTTLFGGGTAELTFVESDDPLQAGLEIIAKPPGKKPQTMTLLSGGEQALTAMSLIFAVFLTNPAPICVLDEVDAPLDDANVERFCNLLESMRQRTDTRFVVITHNPITMARMDRLFGVTMPERGVSQLVSVDLRTAETFLEAS from the coding sequence ATGAAATTTTCGCGCCTCAAGCTCCTAGGCTTCAAATCCTTCACCGACCCTGTCGAACTGGTTCTCGAACCCGGAATCACCGGGGTCGTGGGACCGAATGGATGCGGCAAATCCAACCTCGTCGAGGCCCTGCGCTGGGTGATGGGCGAAAGCTCATACAAGGCCATGCGTGCCTCGGGGATGGATGACGTCATTTTTTCGGGCTCGGGCAACCGTCCGGCCCGCAACTCGGCGGAAGTCACCGTCGTTCTCGACAATTCCGACCGCACGGCGCCGCAGGCCTTCAACACGGCCGACACCATAGAGATTTCCCGGCGCATCGAGCGCGAGCAGGGTTCGGTCTATCGCATAAACGGGCGCGACGTGCGGGCGCGCGATGTGCAGTTGATGTTTGCCGACGCTTCGACCGGGGCACATTCCCCTGCCCTTGTGCGGCAGGGCCAGATCGGCGAGCTTATTGCCGCCAAGCCAACCCAGCGCAGGGCGCTGCTGGAAGAGGCTGCGGGGATTTCGGGCCTGCATTCGCGCCGGCACGAAGCCGAGTTGCGTTTGCGGGCTGCCGAACAGAACCTTGAGCGGGTCGACGACATCATTGCCCAGGTCGAGGTGCAGCTTGAAACGCTCAAGCGTCAGGCACGGCAAGCGACACGCTACAGGGCTCTTTCAGGCGACATACGGCGGGCCGAGGCCACGCTCTATCATATTCGCTGGGTCAAGACCCGCTATGCCGAGAAAGAGAGCGAAGCCCAGCAGGGCCGGCTTGTCAGCCAGCTGGCCGACGCGTCGCACCTCGAACATCAGGCAAAAAAGCTTGTCGAGGCAATGGATGCCGAACTCCAGCCGTTGCGCGATGCCGATGCGGCGGCGGGGGCGGCGTTGCAGCGGCTGACCATCCTGCGCAGCCAGCTCGAGGACGAATTGCGACGCGCCAATTCGCGGCGGGCCGAACTCGATGACCGGCTCAAACAGATCGATACCGACATTGCACGCGAGACGGCGCTGATCGGGGACAGCGAGGGGTTGATCGAGACGCTCGAAGGCGAACGGCTCGAGTTGGCCGAAGCGGCGGAAGCGGAAAGTGAAGCGAGTGAAATGGCTCGTGCGCAGGCTGACGAGGCCCGCGCAGCGCTCGATGAGGCCGAAGCCGCGGCCCGCTCGGCGGCAGACGCGGTTGCCGCGATACGCGCTCAACGCGCGCAGGCCACCAGAGCCGCCGAAGAGGCCAGCCAGCGCGTTGGCAGGCTGCAAGCCCAGCAGTCCGACATTGCCCGCGATGTAGCGGCCCTCCAAGAGAGTCTTGCGGCAGATCACACGGTTGGCGAGCGCCAGGCGAGGCTCGACGAGATTCTGGAAGCATCCGCCATCGCAGAGGCGGAGGTGGAAACGGCCGAGATCGAAACCACCGAGGCGGTCGCGGCGTTTGAAGGGGCCCAGCCGCAACTGGCCGATATCGAAGGCAGACTCAACCGGCTCGAAAGCGAGGCGGAAACGCTGGCCCGCGTGCTCAACGTCGATGGCGGTTCGCTGTGGCCGGCCATTGTCGATGCGCTGCGGGTGGCGCCGGGGATGGAAACGGCGCTCGGGGCGGCGCTGGGCGACGATCTGGAGGCTTCCGACGACAATGCAGCCCCGCTCTACTGGACCGAAAGTGCGGGACCAGATGATCCGGCGCTGCCCGACGGCGTGGTCGCGTTGTCGAGCCAGGTTTCGGGCACGCCTTTGCTCAAGCGCCGTCTCGACCAGATCGGAATTGTCGATAGCGCAGAGGACGGCGAACGGCTGATGGCCCTGCTCAAGCCCGGGCAGCGGCTGGTCAGCGCCGATGGCGGGTTGTGGCGCTGGGATGGATTCGTCGCCAAGCCCGACGCCCCCAGCGCGGCGGCGCAAAGGCTCGCCCAACGCAACCGGCTTGCCGAACTCGACAGCGAAATCACCGGGCTGCGCGGTGCGCGGAACGAGGCGCAGAGCAAAATCTCCAATCTGCGGACACGGGTCGAGACCGCCCGCGAGGCTGAAACGGCACGGCGCAGCGCCTGGCGGGAGGCGCAGCGCGGCATTGCAACGGCACAGGCCGGCGTCGATTCGGCCCAGAAAAATCTGGCAGAATTGGCCGCACGGCGCAGCGCACTATCTGAATCGCAGGCGCGGATCGAGGACAATCTCGCCGAGGCGGTGGCCATCGCCGAGGAGGCCCAGGCGGCGCTGGAAGAACTGGGGGCCGAGGGCGATGCAGTGCGTGAGGCCGAGACGCGCCAACGGGCACTGGCCAATCTGCGCGAAGCCGCCGAGCAGGCGCGGGTGCGGCTGGCCGGGTTCGAAAGCGCCTCGCAGATGCGCACTTCGCGGCTATCGCGAATCGGGCAGGAGCTGGAAAGCTGGCAACGGCGACGGGCCGGCGCGCAAAGCCAGATCGAAACGCTCGAGCGCCGCAAGGGCGAAATCGAAGCACAGATCTCGGAGCTTAACGCGACACCTGACGCGTTCGATCTCAAGCGTGCCGAACTCGAAGACCAGATTGAAGACGCAGAATATGCCCGCAAGCGGGCTTCGGACAAGTTGAACGAAGCCCAAAGCGCATTTCGCGAGGCAGACAAGGCCGCGCGGCTGGCTGCCGAGGGGCTGGCCGACACCCGCGCTGAAATGGCGCGCGTGGAAGAGCGGCTCAAGGGCAACATCGCAACCCGCCAGCAGATCGAGCGCCAGATCGCAGAAACACTGGGAATTTCCGCAGACCGGACAGCAGAGGCCGCCGGGATCAGGCCCGAAGCTGCCCTGCCCGAAGAGGCAGCCACCGAGGCCCGGGTCGATCGGCTCAAGGCCGAGCGCGAACGGCTGGGTGGGGTTAACCTTATGGCCGAGCAGGAGGCCGAGGAGGTTCAGGACAAGCTCGACAAGATGGTGGCCGACCGCGAGGATCTGATCGCAGCGATCGCCAAGCTGCGCACCGGCATTTCCAACCTCAACCGCGAGGGTCGTGCCCGGCTCAACGAAGCATTCGAAAAGGTCAACACCCATTTCCGCGACCTGTTCACCACATTGTTCGGTGGTGGCACGGCGGAACTGACATTCGTTGAAAGCGACGATCCGCTGCAGGCGGGACTCGAGATCATCGCCAAGCCGCCGGGCAAGAAACCTCAGACCATGACGCTGCTTTCGGGCGGTGAGCAGGCGCTGACCGCAATGAGCCTGATCTTTGCGGTGTTCCTGACCAACCCAGCGCCCATCTGCGTGCTCGACGAGGTGGACGCGCCGCTCGACGATGCCAATGTGGAGCGGTTCTGTAACCTTCTGGAATCGATGCGCCAGCGCACCGATACACGTTTCGTAGTCATTACCCACAACCCCATCACAATGGCGCGCATGGATCGGCTGTTCGGGGTCACCATGCCCGAACGCGGGGTCAGCCAGCTCGTGTCCGTCGATCTGCGCACCGCCGAAACCTTTCTCGAGGCGAGTTGA
- a CDS encoding ribonuclease HII produces MPKSDSKTIVVEAPSYALEAAALAEGHATVAGIDEAGRGPLAGPVVAAAVILDPEAIPQGLNDSKKLTEDRREALFAQIVATSQVGFCAAPVEVIDRLNIRGATLWAMCRALDALPVRPNLALIDGRDVPEGLSCTGQFVIGGDGKSLSIAAASIIAKVVRDRMCQIMDSGLPHYRFGQHKGYGTALHLEALATHGPCEMHRMSFAPVLAARR; encoded by the coding sequence ATGCCCAAAAGTGATTCGAAAACAATCGTCGTCGAGGCGCCCAGCTATGCGCTGGAAGCCGCTGCGCTGGCCGAAGGCCATGCGACGGTCGCCGGGATCGACGAGGCCGGGCGCGGGCCACTGGCGGGACCGGTCGTCGCTGCCGCTGTCATTCTCGATCCGGAGGCGATCCCTCAAGGGCTCAATGATTCCAAAAAACTCACCGAAGACAGGCGCGAAGCGCTGTTTGCCCAGATCGTGGCGACATCGCAGGTGGGTTTCTGCGCGGCACCGGTCGAGGTGATCGACAGGCTCAACATTCGCGGCGCCACCCTATGGGCCATGTGCCGAGCGCTCGATGCCCTGCCCGTCCGGCCCAACCTGGCGCTGATCGACGGTCGCGACGTGCCAGAAGGCCTTTCGTGCACGGGACAGTTCGTGATCGGCGGTGACGGAAAATCGCTCTCGATTGCGGCAGCGTCGATCATTGCCAAAGTCGTACGCGACCGGATGTGCCAGATCATGGATAGCGGGCTCCCGCACTACCGCTTCGGCCAGCACAAGGGCTATGGCACCGCGCTGCACCTTGAGGCGCTGGCCACGCACGGCCCTTGCGAGATGCATCGGATGAGCTTTGCGCCGGTGCTCGCGGCGCGGCGCTGA
- a CDS encoding F0F1 ATP synthase subunit A, with product MANDPIHQFVIYDIFTFGTIGGDGTEGSGITLSFTNSSLFMVLTTITICAYLILSTRGRGLVPNRWQLTSEMAYEFVANMVRSGAGSEGMKFFPFVFSLFTFIFIGNMFGMIPYFYTFTSQIIVTFALAMLVMTVVVAYGFIKNGPKFLKLFVPSGVPGYIIPIVTPIEVISFLSRPISLSVRLFGNMLAGHITLKVFTGFVVSLASLGAVGIAGAVLPLIMGVALTALEFMVSAVQAYVFAVLTSMYLNDAIHPSH from the coding sequence TTGGCGAACGATCCGATTCACCAATTTGTCATCTATGACATCTTCACCTTCGGGACCATCGGCGGCGACGGCACCGAGGGGAGCGGCATCACGCTCTCGTTTACGAATTCCTCGCTGTTTATGGTGCTGACCACCATCACGATCTGCGCCTATCTGATCCTGTCGACGCGCGGACGTGGGCTTGTTCCCAACCGCTGGCAGCTGACCAGTGAGATGGCGTACGAATTCGTGGCTAATATGGTGCGAAGTGGCGCGGGTTCGGAAGGGATGAAATTCTTCCCCTTCGTGTTCTCGCTGTTCACGTTTATCTTTATCGGGAACATGTTCGGCATGATCCCATATTTCTATACATTCACGAGCCAGATCATCGTGACCTTCGCACTGGCGATGCTGGTAATGACCGTTGTGGTGGCCTACGGGTTCATCAAGAACGGTCCTAAATTCCTCAAACTTTTCGTGCCTTCGGGCGTGCCGGGCTATATCATTCCCATCGTGACGCCGATCGAGGTCATCTCGTTCCTCTCGCGTCCGATTTCGCTCTCGGTTCGTCTGTTCGGCAACATGCTGGCCGGCCACATCACGCTCAAGGTGTTCACCGGCTTTGTCGTTTCGCTTGCGTCCCTGGGGGCCGTAGGCATCGCAGGTGCCGTGCTGCCGCTCATCATGGGCGTGGCGCTCACAGCTCTCGAATTCATGGTGTCGGCGGTTCAGGCTTATGTCTTTGCCGTGCTGACCTCCATGTATCTCAACGATGCGATCCACCCTTCGCATTGA